Within Quercus lobata isolate SW786 chromosome 5, ValleyOak3.0 Primary Assembly, whole genome shotgun sequence, the genomic segment tcaaattttaaagtaaatttACATATGGTTTATCATATTTGTGATTTTCTTACTAAGTCTTAGTGATACCCATTGAGAAGCTTCAaacaaggcaaaaaaaaaattaaaaaaaaaatccttttacaaaccttttcttttaaagatatatagataataaGTCATACAGTATCAATTGATTTGTGGTAAATTATGATGAAATAAGATTCAAGGCCccaatatttataattcacttaaGTCAGAAAGTAAATTCCCAAAATCATAATCTATTTATTCTAAAGACAACCACACAAAAATACATGTGAAAACTAACAAttctatataaacaaaattaaaacttaaagaaataaaaattgaaagaagaagatgaagaataagAAATATTAGAAGAAATTCTTACCACAAAATTCCCAGCCGCAAGTTCATGTTGTCTTTCCCACCATGCCTCTTGCTTTTGCACACCTTTTACAAAACTCACTCTAACTTGAAACACCAAAGCAATCccaaccaaaatgaaaatatcacCCATTGAAAAGCCATAAAAGAGTCAAACtttagacatatatatatagagaaaaaaGACAAACTTTACACACGTACACATATACATGGAGAAAGACAGAGACCTTGTAGGTAGTGTAGATATCAATGGCTtgaactgaaaattgaaaggGGTTGTACAAAGGTCTGAAATAGGTGGACAACCTAGGTGCTTTGGTTGGGATATTGAATAGCATTACCGCTACTGTGGGAAGAATCAGCAAAAAAACATCAAGGTATAAGACTCATCATATtctaataattatgaaaatccTTGtagtaaacaaaacaaatatcatgTTGTAttggcatgaaaaaaaaaaaaaaaaaaaaaaaatccaaacaaaaatagAGGATTTTCatgaaataaacataaaaaattttccaagctattttatttatttattttgacttcACTCAAACAATTGTAAAGCACATTGGGTGCTACTATGATAGGGTTGGCCTATCTTCAAAAATCTTGTCTCAATGACTCTTATGTAAAGGTCAAGAATTTTGAAGAAAGGACACCATGCAATTAAGCTCGATCCAAAATCTACCAACTAAAAAGGGCAACTAATGAAATAAACTATACAAtacttttaaataacaaatcaCAATATAGATAGGAGCATAAAAATTCAATGCGTCCAATAATTTGAATTATCTAAACCCTCTACATCTAGACCCATCAATCTATGAATTCAATTATAATTCACCCATGATCCAATTCTACACATCAcgtatgaaaataataataataataatagcaaagTAATGTAAAGCCAAAACcaataaccaaaaattaaagaaagaatcttCCACCTCTAGGGGAAGAAGCCCAAGTTTGAAAACCCACTAAAGTGTTCGACTTCTACCACAATAAGATATAAAGCAGAAGAAACCATAGCCCCTAAAGtaaatacaattaaattttttttggaaaacccTTTTTAAGGCTGGCGAACTAAAGGCCAATCATTTAGCCATAGcaacccaaaacaccaaaattaaataataacaagGTAGGTAGGTTTTCGATTGAAAGAGAATCAGAATTCTTACCTGGGGTTCAGATTTTGCCCTTCAGAGAAGGTTGGCTTCAGTTGCAAATGCTTTGAATTTGACGGTGGCAAGGAAACTATATATGTACATAAAAATGTTACAcatacaaaacaaagaaagatttGGCAgattacacacacaaaacaaagttCTAAAAGATAAAGGTTTAGGATTTTGGTTTCAATTAGTCAAAATATAATCCAAGAACCAAGATAACATCAATTACATCCTAACCTTTTCGTTTTCGTGCAGAACACAGAGAGCAAaccgtcaaaaaaaaaaaaaaaaaaaacccttttcatATCAAACCTCGCTTCAAGATTAGCCAAGTTTTCTCATCTATGTGAATTGTGGACCATTGCATTAATCAACCAAATTTCGGTTCACAATTTgcaaaatttaggaaaaaattcATCGAAGATCATTGAATAAACAAAGAGTCATAACACATAGATAGATTTAACAGTAATAAACAATTAGAGTGAAAGATTTACAGAGAAAATAGCAAAGATCGTAACGTACCTCAACAGAGCAACCATGAACCTTGCGGAGAATGACCTTAGGAAAGCCATTGCCGTATtcatcatcttctctctctccctttctctctctctctctctctctctctctctctctctctctctctctctctctctctctctctctctctctctctctctctctctctctctctctctccttttcttttttcctgattGTGGAATAGTTAAGAGAATGAATCATATTAGGTAGGGACGGCAGGgtattaaaattgaaataataaagAGGGAACGGCTGAACTTGtcgaaggagaaggaaaaacaGAATAGGAAGGGAAGAGAGAGCATCTGAAATTTGAATGCATATGGTTTGGAAGAGAGGAGTCAGGTTAAGCTAGGttaggttttgtttgtttgtttttttttttgttttttttaagataagtatccagttttttttttgagtgaaaatattttttaattttaattttaattttttaaatattttgctGATGTGGGAAATTGTGAGAGTTccagaggtttcggttttatatatatatatatatatatatagatgaagcCGGCGTCTAACAAAAAGATCCATATGGACCCAAATTTCTCTTTATTGAGTGAAGCCCAACACAAAAAAGTTGTtaactgtttatttatttatttaaaaaaataaaaatcataaagtTGTTAACTTTAAAAGGGAATTATAGAATAAAGTATAATATATCAAAGACCGAagctagtaaaaaaaaaattgatactttGAACACTTTAACAAATATTTCAACTACTGACCACATTGATGGTCCATTGGCACCTAAGCACCTAGGAGTTGAAAGGGAGGGGAGGGGTTTGGGTTGTGATAGAAATTTCcaattgtttgttttgtgtaGACCCTTACAAACTAGacttgtttaacctaattaattagctaagtagTTACTCAGATTAATGGGTCTATGTAATTTCTACCTGAACTATTTCATTTGAGACACTTGCAGTAGCAATTTCTGTGTACCTTAATAACTCAGAGTCATTTGTGATGCCATATCTCTCTTCAAGAGTACTTATTGTATTGTACAATTCAAACATTGTTGGCTTTTGACTACGAAAGAAGTTAAGACAGGTACATGCAATTCTAGGAAATTGAATGATTTCACCATCAAATCCTCGACCAATCAGAGATTTATCAATGACACTGTAAAGATCGGAAAAATTACTCAAAAGATGAGTAATCCAATCAACCAAACTCCCATTCAAATTGTTCGAAAAATTGTTGATTTGAATGGGTTCCTTCACTATAATTAGCTCAAGAAGCAGAATTCCAAAGTCATACACATCCTTTTTAACAAAACCCAACTCCCAAACACCATTGTCTACAAAAGAGCTATTGCTTGAGTCAAtgtcatttgaatcaatgaACATCATCCCTTCAGGACTAGATTTTTTTACCCCTCCAAAATTTGATAGCTTGGGCACAAAATTCTTATCAAGTAAAATAGAGTTTGAACTCATGTTAAGATGGACTACTCTGAAATCCCACCGTGGTGAAGCCATGCCAAGCCACTAGCTATCCCGATTGCAATTTTAATCCTCAAAGGCCATGCCAAGATCTTATCAGTGCCTTCCTTTGCGTGTAGCCAATCATAAAGATTGCCATTTGATATATATTGGTACACTAGAAGCTTTTCCTTCCTTTCTCTGCAAAATCCCAAGAGGGGAACTATGTTATTGTGTCTCAATGTACCCAGTGCCAATAGCTCACTTATGAATTGTTTTTCAAATGATTCACAGCCATGTAACCTCTTAACTGCAAGGAGTGAACCATTTGGAAGAACTGCTTTGTACATCATCCCAACCTTTCCCATCCCAATGACGTTGTCTATGATGAAATCATCAGTTGCCTCACTAAGTTTTGTAAAGTTCATTTTAGCAACCATTCCCTCCAACTGAGAATTCTGTGGATCAAATAATTTGCCACTCTGGATCAGTACAAATTTGAAGTTACCACAAAATTTATCACATGGATGTTTCTTCTAAGGGGCTGTATGATTGCATCATTTTGATCCTTATTTGACGTACCATTTTGATAAGTCTTGAacttaaggggaaaaaaaataatgaaaaaaggagactatttttttttcggaaaactaaaaaaaacccCTATGATTTTCTTGTAAAACTGCAGTTGTAGGATTACATGTTTTGATGAAAAACTATCATggggttttttatatttttccgaaaaagttgaaacaagGAATTGaaaga encodes:
- the LOC115989814 gene encoding probably inactive leucine-rich repeat receptor-like protein kinase At5g48380, with amino-acid sequence MSSNSILLDKNFVPKLSNFGGVKKSSPEGMMFIDSNDIDSSNSSFVDNGVWELGFVKKDVYDFGILLLELIIVKEPIQINNFSNNLNGSLVDWITHLLSNFSDLYSVIDKSLIGRGFDGEIIQFPRIACTCLNFFRSQKPTMFELYNTISTLEERYGITNDSELLRYTEIATASVSNEIVQVEIT
- the LOC115989815 gene encoding probably inactive leucine-rich repeat receptor-like protein kinase At5g48380; amino-acid sequence: MTIFVSHYVVCMNERKTDKKMTLSKERSTKNENKKADQSGKLFDPQNSQLEGMVAKMNFTKLSEATDDFIIDNVIGMGKVGMMYKAVLPNGSLLAVKRLHGCESFEKQFISELLALGTLRHNNIVPLLGFCRERKEKLLVYQYISNGNLYDWLHAKEGTDKILAWPLRIKIAIGIASGLAWLHHGGISE